The Helianthus annuus cultivar XRQ/B chromosome 11, HanXRQr2.0-SUNRISE, whole genome shotgun sequence region ATTTAATATGTgaaattattttgttttttagtaaaggtatttttgtcatttcacaccctcttaactgaGAAAAGTAAGTGATGTTAGGCCTAGGGACTATCtgggaacgaaattgcaaaagttggggattatagctgtaattttagaaagttagagactaaaggtgaaaaagggcaaaccacagggactatccggccATTTTTCTCTATAAtttatatgtttattttttaattcCGCCTCAGTTTACCTCGAGGCGTACACCTTTTGAgacgaagggaaaacgcctcaaGGCACGATTCCGTACTTTTAAACCTTGAGCGCCTCGTATATTTTTGGGTCAAGGTTGGTCAAACGTAGGGTCTGTTGGAGGTTGTTATGTAAATACAACTACCCGAATGAAAAATTATTAAACGTTTGCTTTACTTCATAAAAAGGTTGATATGTAAAATAGACAAGAGAGACGTACCTTTTTATTGTAAATAAAGCTTATTTGGTTGTATGTAAAGCAATTTTCTCAAGTACGTGATGCATGCCTTAGCTTTTGTGACCTAAATGTCTCTGAGCGCATGTGCTTTCTAAACCAAGCGTCCGATACATCATACGTCTAGGGAACCCTCCTAACTGTCAAGTTAGTACTATGATTCTAGTTTAACGTGTATATGCAATCCAATGAAGTTGCCCCAGTGGTAATGGAGGTGGGAAGGTTTACTACCTAGTAGGTTCCTGCTCTGAAGGAGTGCTCAGGTTCGAATCCCTCTTTGACCGAGTTTTGGCCATGTATAGCCCTGGCCGAGATGTTGTTAAAAAAAAGTGTATATGCAAGATATATAATAtgtagggtaaagttcttgtacaaataatcttaacatactaaacatacaaattgaaggaaaactcaaaaagacaaggtggcatttttgtaattatcaataactatcaaagttactctacaaatatacctaaaaaaacctaaccactccccccactcccaaaaaaaacctaaaccccccaccccccaaaaacctaaaaaaaaccaacCACCacctcccaaaaacctaaaccccccccccacccccaaaaacctaaaaaaaacctaccccccccccccacccaagctaaaatgctaaaaactaaaccccccaaaaaatctaaaaaaataaaaaaaaacacacaaattattttattttatttttttaacattttttattaaaaaatcgctacttttagtagcagccaaaaaaaatttttttttttttttttttgctaacgaaatgtagcgattttttaataaaaaatgttaaaaaaaaattgtgtttttttaggtatttttggttgtaactttgatagttggtggtaattacaaaaatgccaccttgtctttttgggttttccttccatttgtatgtttagtatgttaagattatttgtatttgatcttttgccataATATGTAGTATCAAGAGAGTAGTGAGGAATTATATGTTGGAAAAGTCTTGTTAATTAATTAAATCGTGATCCATTTGACTTGTTAGAAATCTTAACTATATAACTCTTACATCCCTACTCGTTTGacctgttttattttaatttaatccgTAGGATCGTTTAGagataaaatattatattaacGCACATAAGATTGCATCCTGTTTGGTCATCATAGTTGTCAGATGGGTCAAAACTTCCGTGAAGTAAAATAACAGGTTCAATTTGTTGTTATCTAAAAGGAAAAGGGTCaaacagttaaaaaaaactaagtGTATTAAAGTTAAACCGGTTAAATGGTTAAAAATATGTAGTGAAGCAACTCAATCGGTGGAGCATGTTTTCACGGCTTGCTTCGTTTCCATGGTTATTTATGTTAAGATTTAGAGGGTGCACACACGATCAACAAACGAAAGCAATAAGAAAAGAAGACATgggatttacgtggttcggtcaccGTGTGTAACCTACGTCCACAGGGCAACTAGGGTTTATATTTTATTGAGTGATAATAATTAAAAGTACAAGAGATATATTTATAGGCTAGAATTAGGGTTAGTCCCTTGCtaaacaagaaactaaacatCTGGGCCTAAAACACTTAAAGCCTATTAGGGTTAGGGCCGGCCGAACCCTTTCCCTTCTTCTCTCTAATTCCCGGCTAGCCTTAAGGGGTTGGGCTGAAGACAACATCTCCAACAATCTCCCACCTGGTGTTTTCGAACCTCGAACTGCACCATTTCTTTTGTACTTCTGTAAATGAAAATCCCCCTTGATCTTCAAATCTACCTAGTTACCCCGCCTTCTCAGCAATATTCCTAAAGGCCAACTAAAGCTATGCATAGCTTCAGCTTATCCAGCACCACAACCTTGGTAAACATACCTGCTGGATTCTTAGCACCTGGGATATTCTTCAAAATGGTTGATCCTTCATTGATCAATCCCCTGACAAAATGATACCTCATCCGGCATCCCTATGTGCTTCGTCTTCCCATGATAAACAAGATTCTTTGCAAGTTTCACTGCACTTTCATTGTCGCAATACAACGAGTAGTCAGCTTGATTCTTTCCTAACTCTTTTAGAAAAGCTTTCAACCATACTAGTTCTTTACTGGCCTCCGCTACCGCTATGTATTCAGCTTCTGTAGTAGATAAAGCCACACTTTTCCGAAGTCTGGACATCCAACTCACTGTTGTTCCTCCCATTGTAAAGACATATCCTGTAGTGCTTTTAAATGTCTCTTTACAGCAACCCAGGTCAGCATTTGTATAACCTTTGAGAACCACATCCTTTCCTTTAAAACACAACCCCATCTTTGACGTACCTTTCAGATAACGAAGCACCTATTTAACTTTCCCAGTGTTCTCTTCCTGGATTTGACATAAACCGACTGACAACTCCAACTGCGTGTGCTATGTCAGGTCTCGTGCATACCATAGCATACATTAGACTTCCTACAGTAGATGCATAGGGAACTCTAGCCATATAAACTTTTTCTTCTTCTGGTCTGGGACATTGATCTTTCGTAAGCTTGAGGTGACTTCCTAAAGGTGTGTTTCTAGGCTTGGTCTTCTCACTGTCCATACCAAATCTCTCTTCTCACTGGGCCATATCATAACCTATATCAGTTAAAGTCTATTTGACCTTTTTAACAATATATGACATTATAACTCCAGTAAAGGGTGATATTGGGTTTAAGAGATTAGATGTACAGAGGGACAAAAGGTGATATTCAGATCAAAGGGGGTGATCATTTGTAGAGTTGGAAAGCTAGGTGGAATTGAAAAGTCTACAACTCGGAAGTTGTGAGTCAGCCTTCCACAGGCCACGCACCCCATGTCCCTTTTTGCAACACATGTTTTTAAAACCTTTCTTCATCTGTTTGTTTTGTATAACAACATACGCTAGATAGAGAGACAGAGGAGGTGGCAGATACAAGGCGGCATCGTTTAGGGCTCCGTCAAACATTGAATattagtttaaatttaataaaCACTACAAGTCCCTAAAAGCATGTGTATAACTTCTTAAGCAACCAATAATCCTACGTGTTATTTATCTCTACATCTCATCTTTTATTCTCTCTTTTAATAGTAGCCATTTCGTTCACTTCCTGTCCACTTTTCATTGTCAATTTTGTGCATATATAAATAAGATATGAACGCCATAAGTTGCTCTTTGCAGCTTGAATAACTACTTAGAAGACAAATTTACTATGCTATTTTAGTTTTTATTGATCTTGACCTTCAAACACCATTTGTGGATTTAGGTTTTTTGTTATGTTTTGAAACTGTGAGTATTGAAAGTCTTGCGAATGTGTAGTTAGAGTTAGGAATTAAAAATCACCGGTATTAAAAACATTCATAATCAagatcccgccgcaacgcgcgggttgaCGTCAACTCGTATTGATACAAAAATCAAAATGTACAACATCGCATCAATATTCACAACGAAATATGTCGCGACAGGTTGAATTCTGTATCCACATGCTTCAAGCATCTCCATCACCAATTGCTCTCTATTACGTTTTTATAAAAGAAATCCACATCTTTTGTACACTAATAatataatgtcacaccctggctttgcggaagcgtggttaatttggtgtgacttcttaataccatagcttaatcataacaaagctatatgaaaataaaaccatacaagatcatccattgatttaaatttcaaaataaaagtaccacaacattgtttttaaaGTACCGACACATGCAACTAGAATTTCATCCTATTAATATAATGCAATGTTCAGAACTCATAACCACAAACGTAAAGCAAAAGTAGTTTAAGAGCGgtggctcgtccaggcaagaACCACGACCCCCaaacttggatgaccttatttcttttacgcagcgtgaaaacgtatcataccatgccagatccttaattacctgaaatacatgtaagttggaaaaatcaacaaaaaattgttgagcaagttcatgtgtagtgagtaagtaaaaacctttgtaagtataaaatcctggtatgtagcaaataaggaaaaagagatcaccaatggtttgcaaggccattgatatgtgtgaagtgcaagtaggaaggctcaaacctagcagacttatgcgatgggtacaaagtcaccccgaggtccgttatgctgggcctggggctgggctcgctacacccagatagatctaccgctcctgcccctcggtcctaccctgaggattaatgacctcaagtttccgcctacccaattcacatgatctaaataataaccctccttacgctaaccataccatataagaaatattcgtaaacatagtaacatgtatttcacccccgcagtttagaaaactgaaaaacagttaagagaaaagggggacatgaactcacggcGGTGCGTCTGtaccaagtaatactccaagtcaagcagctgtgcaacgacctacatgtactaactctattagacggatggccgtgccttagctttaaggtttaggtttttggggaaatagttagacaactatttcatgtttacatttggtaaaTACTTGGTAGtgattctccttcccaaggatgggggatttaatacatgtgcgttcgaaatatattattaagtcccacttaaaatatattttatttctaattccaaaatataaatatttttctcaaaaatattatatttttatttcacataattttcccaaaataatacttgaCGAAAATAagcgttcataattatttccttaaaatgcgtaagttacgttttaacgatcaagtggtaataataattaccggtgtaacttatatgtttatcgtgaaagcgtttgtattattttggattcgttaacgttcgataatattattttcaccctaaaaataatatttaagtatcttcacaaataattaacaagtaacgttgtgaaaaatatatttactaaatatatatttatcacgttttattttgtgaaaatcccacctccgatatttgtaaataaagtcgtggcgaaacttacattttgaaaacatgtcgaaaagtatttctaacacttatagtgaaaataattctaagtgttaggttttttttttggaaaaaatttcgccagagtttcctctgtaactggaggtggccacgctttcaagcgtatcattttctttttataaatcaaatcaaccatttttcttatttaaccaaaacaatattcaacacaacaaactagttaataaatatgtaaatcgcataaatcacatgaacttgtagttttctaaaattatgaagtaaatcccattacttttagcggatctttatataaagcaatccgatctcgtaaaaactttgcttttaaagaaatcccgtctttacatcttcttgtaaattttacaaaaattgttattttgtcgaaactttgtgctacacaagtgtttacacacttgtgtgttctaaaaatcattcttgttaacgtaagatccgtctttaggaaaacatgatttcttttatacttggttctttgaaaataccacttgtagatccgtagatctactagttttaaacactattttgtaagtaaaatcacttttacacaagttcatgattcgtgtgtggtagagtttcatcttttaacccttgttactttccaaaacatccttatgtcatgatctatgatcatgaccaatccgggttaaatgatgatccaagctaccacaacatagatcgggtccaaataactacacaaatcagatactacaagatttacacaacaaataagcttttaaccatctttccttgcatttttagtagacttttatgtgtcatcttgtaagattacgagttttaGCCGTTACATAAcattttaaccatcttaaaatagttcgagaaggtgattcaagcaacttactactagctcgaggctagggaagaatctaggcgcaaaatgagaggataaaagcaatagagtgaggtcctttgagctccgaatgcaccaagccttcttGTATGCGATCCTTAATGCTTGAATGATGTTGGAATTGGATGAACTAAACTCGAAAAGATGATGGCTGGTgtaggggtgttcggccgaagcctttGAGAGAGAGGGATTGTTTTGTTGAGATGGAGAAATGTAAATGATCTTGGTGCAATGCTTGTTACTTATAGACAAGGTTAGAGTTATGGTCCAAAGGTTTACATGTCCTTTAGATACTAAACATGtagattaaaataatattttggaggacaaggtatgtcccccttcttggggacggtttgtaagggggggggggggttagtttggTTAGTTTGCAACTATCAATTAGACAATAGttaggttagcttagttaagttagggattaacccggttagttgtgtgttatgcattacagtgggtgttagggtattcagggaccctaactggctcagaaaaagataaacaatgttaatggtaatatttttatgttccgggtaaagtccggttgttcggttggatagtgatccgttaaagtgcttaacaaagctttaaagtgtcgttatcattatttttagtgacacaacttattcccgacactttggaaagtgtctaataatatttttctcatgttttggcactttattagttagctagaagctgaattgtttattaaagtgctgagttttgtgcttagtgtacgttttaggcacatccagtcattgtaacttattcctagagacgcagttctacaacccttgtatccctacactcttTACTAGTGTAGTacactatctcgggctcatacgggccttagaggcagtacctgcctggtgctaactatgacagcacgttcaataggttatccgttcattgtgctactgtgcttttggtgcatcaaggttgtcactaaggtGCTGTAAGCAGAACATGGAGTGACAGCAAGTAAAGTATGATATAAGTAAGTACATGTACcagcattcaagtagcagtttattcataatttcaagtaagcacagtaattaagcagaaatcaaatattaattaagtcgtacggaaacCTGATTTAGCGAGGGTTGTCACATATAAATCATACACAATATATACATCAAAATCACACATGAAAAAGATATATAAGAATTACTAACATAATATATATCCATAATTTTAGGAGGAgatttttgtaaaataaatataatattttccTATAAATATATATCAATTTCTCTAAATATATCAGGTCTATTACATCCCGGCAGTCGAAGCTAGGGGTGGCCGTATGCTAAGACTGGATCTGAAATCATCAAATAGAACCCGGGAAAGGCCCTTGGTGAAGATATCCGCAATCTGATAACATGAAGGAACATGAAGGACGCGAATAGTACCCCGTTGCTGAACTGGATTACCCGAGAGATATACGGCAATGATATTATCACAATAGACCAAGCTGGCTTTCGGTAAAGGGCGATGTAATTCAAGCAAAAGGTTACGAAGCCAACACAATTCTGCAACGACATTTGCCACTCCTCTATACTTGGCCTCCGCACTGGATCGAGAGACAACAGCTTGCCGTTTAGACGACCAGGATAACAAATTTGAACCCAAATATACACAGTAGCCGAAGTGGATCGCCCAGTGTCAGGGCACCTAACCCAATCAGCATCAGTGTATGCACGTAGTGATAAATCCGCGAAAGGACCAAGAGTTAATCCAAGCGAAACCGTGCCTTGAAGGTAGCGAATAACACGTTTTAATGCATTCCAATGATCTATCCGAGGAGCGTGCATGTGCATGCAAACCTGTTGAACAACATAGCTTATATCGGATCGTGTAAATGTAAGATACTGGAGAGCGCCAGCAAGGCTGCGATATAAGGTAGGGTTGTTAAAAATAGGACTGGAGGTGGCACTCAGCTTGGCCTTAGTGTCTACAGGAGTGGCGACTGGCTTGCAAGAGTGCATTCCTGCTCGTTCAATGATATCCGTTGCATAGGATTTTTGAGATAAAAACATGGTGTTTTGTTGCTGAGAAACATTGATTCCCAGAAAATGACTTAACGGACCGagatctttcatttcaaattcagCTGCTAGACGTGTCATAATGTCAACCCGCAATTGTTCACTGGAAGTGGTGAGGataatatcatctacgtaaataAGTAAGTAGGCAACGTTTCTCTCATGATGAAAAACAAATAGAGAGTTGTCACACTTACTTTGTTAAAATCCAATGGTGACCACAAAATCGGTGAACTGTTGATACCAAGCTCGGGGTGCATGTTTCAAACCATATAGAGACTTCTTTAGTCG contains the following coding sequences:
- the LOC110888308 gene encoding uncharacterized mitochondrial protein AtMg00810-like, whose protein sequence is MTRLAAEFEMKDLGPLSHFLGINVSQQQNTMFLSQKSYATDIIERAGMHSCKPVATPVDTKAKLSATSSPIFNNPTLYRSLAGALQYLTFTRSDISYVVQQVCMHMHAPRIDHWNALKRVIRYLQGTVSLGLTLGPFADLSLRAYTDADWVRCPDTGRSTSATVYIWVQICYPGRLNGKLLSLDPVRRPSIEEWQMSLQNCVGFVTFCLNYIALYRKPAWSIVIISLPYISRVIQFSNGVLFASFMFLHVIRLRISSPRAFPGFYLMISDPVLAYGHP